In Solanum pennellii chromosome 3, SPENNV200, a single window of DNA contains:
- the LOC107012506 gene encoding RING finger and transmembrane domain-containing protein 2-like — protein MDTSENANGSLSSPTSSNLTAFGVQFTPLRFFQSPVSTLLEYSGLFTVRPDNPETDPLVVDDTVTNEAESSSNVGGGNSSSGEVSIRIIGAGENQGIGGEDEDDGSVMDGEEGGAVEERGSGVDASSMVADDDAGNASRDSSYQRFDIQQVARWIEQILPFSLLLLFVFIRQHLQGFFVTIWITAVMFKSNDILRKQTALKGERKIDVLVGYFVVFVIHVIGIYWWYHNDDLFYPLLMVPPKVIPPFWHAIFIILVNDTMVRQAAMALKLVLLMYYKNGRGHNFRRQGQILTLVEYMLLLYRALLPTPVWYRFFLNKEYGSLFSSLTTGLYLTFKLTSIVEKVKSFYTALKALSKKEVHYGSHATPEQVNAAGDLCAICQEKMHAPILLRCKHLFCEDCVSEWFERERTCPLCRALVRPADLRSFGDGSTSLFFQLF, from the exons ATGGATACTTCTGAGAATGCAAATGGTTCTCTTTCATCTCCTACAAGTTCCAATTTGACGGCTTTTGGAGTACAATTCACACCGCTTCGGTTCTTCCAATCCCCTGTTTCCACTTTGCTTGAGTATTCCGGACTCTTTACGGTTCGACCCGATAACCCAGAAACGGACCCTCTTGTAGTTGATGATACTGTTACTAACGAGGCTGAATCCAGTAGCAATGTTGGTGGAGGTAATAGTAGCAGTGGGGAGGTTTCAATTAGGATAATTGGTGCTGGGGAGAATCAAGGGATAGGGGGTGAGGATGAAGATGATGGGTCGGTGATGGATGGTGAGGAAGGGGGTGCTGTTGAGGAAAGGGGTTCTGGTGTGGACGCGTCGTCTATGGTGGCTGATGATGATGCTGGTAATGCTAGTAGGGATTCGTCGTACCAAAGATTTGATATACAGCAAGTTGCTAGGTGGATTGAGCAGATTCTTCCATTTTCCCTTCTTCTCTTGTTTGTTTTCATACGCCAGCATTTGCAAG GTTTCTTTGTCACAATTTGGATAACTGCTGTCATGTTCAAGTCAAATGACATTCTTCGGAAGCAGACAGCTTTAAAG GGAGAGAGAAAAATAGATGTCCTTGTTGGTTATTTTGTGGTTTTTGTGATACATGTTATTGGAATCTACTGGTGGTATCACAATGATGACCTTTTCTATCCATTACTAATGGTTCCTCCGAAGGTTATCCCACCTTTCTGGCATGCTATTTTCATCATCCTGGTAAATG ATACCATGGTGCGGCAGGCAGCAATGGCTTTGAAGTTGGTGCTGCTTATGTATTACAAGAATGGCAGGGGCCACAACTTTCGTAGACAG GGTCAAATCCTGACTCTGGTGGAGTACATGCTGTTGTTATACCGTGCTTTGTTACCAACTCCTGTGTGGTATAGATTCTTTCTCAATAAAGAATACGGAAGCCTTTTCTCATCACTGACAACGGGATTGTACTTAACGTTTAAGCTTACCTCAATTGTTGAGAAG GTAAAATCATTCTATACTGCTTTGAAGGCATTGTCAAAAAAGGAAGTCCATTATGGGTCTCATGCCACACCTGAGCAG GTGAATGCGGCTGGTGATTTGTGCGCTATTTGCCAGGAGAAGATGCATGCACCAATTTTGTTACGTTGCAAACACCTCTTCTGTGAAGACTGTGTCTCAGAATG GTTCGAAAGAGAAAGAACATGCCCTCTGTGCAGAGCGTTGGTCAGACCTGCTGATCTAAGATCGTTTGGTGATGGATCCACTAGCCTTTTCTTCCAGTTATTCTAG